TCCGGTAGTTTCACCTTTCCGGCATAATCAATGGTTTGATCTAAGCCGGTACTTCCACCCAAATTCATCTGTACATCGCCCCATTTCAAATTAAACGGTTTGGTATTTACTTTGCCGTCTTTAATTTCAAACATCAATGAAATATCTTTTAGAACCATATCGGAGACATTATTCAATTTTAATGAATTTGCCAATTGCGAAAACGCTGTTACCTCTTTTATAGCTACAGAATTGGTATTTAAGGAACCGTTGCCAAGTACCGAAGCCAGTACAGGCATCATATTATCCTGCAAAAGTGTGTTTAAAGATAATTTTGAACTAAATTTTCCGGCGGCTTGATCAAAAATAGGAGCAAATTTTTTCAACATATCTACTTGACTAAAGATTTCGGAAAAAGAAATATCTGTTAAATTTAATGCTAAATCCACAGCCGGTTTGGACGGATTAGACGTGCTGTAAGTTCCCGTTAAACCCATCTTTCCTCCAAAACCATCGGTACTTAAAGTATTTATTTTCAAATCGCCGTCAGCTAATTTCATACTTGCAGTTGCATTGGAAAAATTCATTTTATCGTAAATGAGTTTTTTGATATTTCCCGTAAGAGCTAAATCCAAATTTTTCGGCAATTTTATCACTTGTAGAGACGATGTGTCTTTTTCATTTTTATCAGAAGACATAAAATCATTCAAATTCATCAAGTTTGAATTAAAATTGAAATCACCTTTCAACGTTTTGTCCCGAAGTGCATACGCCAGATAATTTTCCACTTTTCCGTCGGCAGACAAATCATTCTGACCAATTTTCATCATCAAATTAGTCAAATTCAAGAAACGATTGTTGAATTGTAAATTTGCATTGCTGACAGAAACATCTTGTGTCATCTCTTTCATTTTCAGCAAGATATTTTTCACATTCACTACGCCGCTGAATTTGAAATTTTCATACTGATTCTTGTCAACATACGACATTTTTCCTGCCGCATCCACATTCATATCAAGTAATCCGTTCATTTCCGTCCCTTTTTCAAGCGGATAAACGTTTTTAATCATTCCTAAATCAATTTTTCCTATTGCTTTCAACGCAAAATCGAGGTCGGAAACAGGAGTGATTACGTGTAAACTTCCTGAAAACGGATTTCCTCCCATATTGAAAGAAAACGTAGGAACATCTACGACTGTAGCATCCAAACTTCCGCCGGGATTTGTTATGCGGCTTGCGATATTAATTTTTTGTACCGGTTTGGGTAAATTCGGATACTGAAACCAAGCGTCTTTTACATCTAAATTCAAGTCAAAAGCCGGATAAATCGAATCGGTCATTTTTCCTTTCAAAAATCCATTTAAGTCCACTTTTCCATCCGCTTTAATATCTTCAAATGATTTAGCGTAAACCGCAGGAATTAATGACAGAATTGATTTGAAATCAACTTTCTCCGAATTCAGTTTTAAATCCATATTATAACCATCATCCAACATTTGCACCCAACCATTTACAGAAAGCGGAATAGCATTTATGTTCATTATATTATTTGCCAACGTATAAAGTTTTTTGTTGAAATCAGCTTTTATATCGGCTAATACATTTACTTTCAACTTGCTGGCATATTTCATTCCGTTGCTCCAATAATCCAACGAATCAATCGATGTTTGAGTTATCAATGTTGTACTATCGGCAGTAAAGTCGCCCGAAAGATGATGATTGAGAGTTTTAAGACGTACTGTCATATCGCTTTGTTCGTCAATATAAACGATATTGGAATTTTTTATTTTGAAATCTTTCAGCATCATTTTAAATGTGGATGCGGTAGTGTCTTTTTTTGCCGTTGAATCCGTTTTCACAATGTCCCAATTAGCGCGTCCGTCTTTGAGTACGTGTGCAAACACATCGACATCGTTAAATTCCAACTTTTTCACATCGTAACCTGTGTCTGAAAATAAACTTTTCAGGTTTACCACCAGATTAATGTCTTTTCCATAAAGTAAAGTGTCCTTACTAAAATCGCCCGTTCCAATAATTTTCAAATCCTTCAAACTTAATGAAGCATCCGGGAAATTACGGAATAAGCTCACATTCAACTTATTAAAATCAACATTGGCATTTAATTGTTTATTTAATTCCTTTTTAGCAATTTCCATTATTTTACCCTGAAACGCAAACGGAATTACAGCCAATGCGGCAAATACAAATAATATAATTGAAAACACAATAATAAGCGCTTTCTTTCCTTTTTTAGTAGCCATAATGAATTGATAATTTATAGGTTATAGTTCGCCTGCTTTTGGCAGGTTTATGGTTTGTTGATTTTTGTCAAAATTATAACAAAATTTTCAAATTATAAGTTTGATAGTGAATTAACAAAAATCTTTCCAAAAAAAGAAAATACTTTCAGAATTTGTTGAGTATATTTGCGCATTAATAAAATGATTCATTGTTTCTCAATCTTTTATTCATTTTAGACCTATAAAATTAAAAAATTAAGCAGCTAATGCACTCTCACAACGAACATACCCACTCTCATACGCACGAGGTAAAAAATATCAAAGCAGCGTTTTTCTTGAATTTCTTTTTTTCGTTAGTAGAAA
The genomic region above belongs to uncultured Paludibacter sp. and contains:
- a CDS encoding Outer membrane assembly protein; translation: MATKKGKKALIIVFSIILFVFAALAVIPFAFQGKIMEIAKKELNKQLNANVDFNKLNVSLFRNFPDASLSLKDLKIIGTGDFSKDTLLYGKDINLVVNLKSLFSDTGYDVKKLEFNDVDVFAHVLKDGRANWDIVKTDSTAKKDTTASTFKMMLKDFKIKNSNIVYIDEQSDMTVRLKTLNHHLSGDFTADSTTLITQTSIDSLDYWSNGMKYASKLKVNVLADIKADFNKKLYTLANNIMNINAIPLSVNGWVQMLDDGYNMDLKLNSEKVDFKSILSLIPAVYAKSFEDIKADGKVDLNGFLKGKMTDSIYPAFDLNLDVKDAWFQYPNLPKPVQKINIASRITNPGGSLDATVVDVPTFSFNMGGNPFSGSLHVITPVSDLDFALKAIGKIDLGMIKNVYPLEKGTEMNGLLDMNVDAAGKMSYVDKNQYENFKFSGVVNVKNILLKMKEMTQDVSVSNANLQFNNRFLNLTNLMMKIGQNDLSADGKVENYLAYALRDKTLKGDFNFNSNLMNLNDFMSSDKNEKDTSSLQVIKLPKNLDLALTGNIKKLIYDKMNFSNATASMKLADGDLKINTLSTDGFGGKMGLTGTYSTSNPSKPAVDLALNLTDISFSEIFSQVDMLKKFAPIFDQAAGKFSSKLSLNTLLQDNMMPVLASVLGNGSLNTNSVAIKEVTAFSQLANSLKLNNVSDMVLKDISLMFEIKDGKVNTKPFNLKWGDVQMNLGGSTGLDQTIDYAGKVKLPDKLNLGKFQNIGFKIGGTFTKPKIELDLASTVQSIVEEKKTEVLSKVEAAKTQVTEQVNAKREQALKEAQAKADKILENAKLAGNKLVEQAQMRGDSLVAKATNPVTKALAKKGSDELVKQAQKQADKLYNDAQAEANKLIKEASESTQLK